The following coding sequences lie in one Apium graveolens cultivar Ventura chromosome 3, ASM990537v1, whole genome shotgun sequence genomic window:
- the LOC141712028 gene encoding F-box protein At1g49990-like, translating to MNGAAGDNGGEENREHPHGLINVPPARIRRSRRRRQEHRRFYATHSGTLKGDEDDYKNELSGMDLDFFYDLSHFPDSLLLEILIRLPVRSMFRYKCVCKQWLSMISHPSCSRFYVSMRLNAALPFRLFYRYVYVPEFKEVLRRLRPDVYVSKEFSVLFLSSFEEQQQSDQFKVLAVSNGLVMFCLLGPLVYYVCDPVTRQWASLPRWRQDSLDHHPVFYGEGLVSRVNEDNVVTSYRAVRVERISGYSSYLNLETYSSETGVWTAHTPVFPKKIRLLRRGVGPINFNGILHWFVHGNGMVAYDPYENSKRCQLIQFPYGKNDSENEEQHDSVYWLCNVSQGKLRYFRVAPEPSAVICFSMWTLENYEKGEWVMEFEVTRSDLCSDDDSLSNLLPTATFFPLSFHPFDANVVYMRCEEGSCIVTYNVQARRLDVTCEANDVVEDLSWRVVVPVVPPMWPTPLPRPAKKSLKRSLVRGK from the coding sequence ATGAACGGAGCCGCCGGAGATAACGGCGGCGAAGAAAATCGAGAACACCCACATGGATTAATTAATGTTCCCCCTGCGAGAATCAGGAGATCAAGAAGGAGGAGACAAGAACATAGGAGATTTTATGCAACTCATTCTGGGACTTTAAAGGGTGATGAAGATGATTATAAGAATGAATTGTCTGGTATGGATCTTGATTTCTTTTATGATCTTTCTCATTTCCCTGATTCTTTGTTGTTGGAGATTTTGATAAGGTTGCCTGTTAGATCTATGTTTCGATATAAGTGTGTTTGTAAGCAGTGGTTGAGTATGATTTCGCATCCTTCGTGTTCGAGGTTTTATGTTTCTATGAGGTTGAATGCTGCTTTGCCGTTTAGGTTGTTTTATCGGTATGTTTATGTGCCTGAATTTAAGGAGGTTTTGAGGAGGCTGAGGCCTGATGTGTATGTTTCGAAAGAGTTTTCGGTGTTGTTTCTGTCTAGTTTTGAAGAGCAACAACAGTCTGATCAGTTTAAGGTGTTGGCTGTGAGTAATGGGTTGGTTATGTTTTGTTTGTTGGGACCCTTGGTTTATTATGTGTGTGATCCGGTGACTAGGCAGTGGGCTAGCCTTCCTAGGTGGAGGCAGGATTCTTTGGATCATCATCCGGTGTTTTATGGAGAGGGGCTTGTGAGCAGGGTGAATGAGGATAACGTTGTTACGAGCTATAGGGCTGTTCGTGTTGAGCGTATCTCGGGATATTCGTCCTATCTTAATCTGGAGACGTACTCGTCTGAAACTGGTGTGTGGACGGCTCATACACCAGTTTTCCCTAAAAAGATCCGGTTGCTTAGGCGTGGCGTTGGACCGATTAATTTTAATGGAATACTGCATTGGTTTGTACATGGCAATGGGATGGTGGCTTATGACCCTTACGAGAATAGTAAACGTTGCCAGTTAATTCAGTTTCCATATGGCAAGAATGACAGTGAGAATGAAGAGCAGCATGATAGCGTTTATTGGTTATGCAACGTGAGCCAGGGAAAGTTGAGATATTTTAGAGTAGCTCCGGAGCCTTCAGCAGTCATTTGTTTTAGCATGTGGACTCTCGAAAATTACGAGAAAGGGGAATGGGTTATGGAGTTTGAAGTAACCCGTAGTGATCTCTGTTCGGATGATGACAGTTTAAGTAACTTGTTGCCAACGGCAACCTTTTTTCCTCTGTCCTTCCACCCATTTGATGCTAATGTTGTGTATATGCGTTGCGAGGAAGGGTCTTGTATTGTGACGTATAACGTCCAAGCTAGACGGTTGGATGTCACTTGTGAGGCTAATGATGTCGTTGAAGACCTCTCTTGGCGTGTAGTGGTCCCAGTTGTGCCTCCGATGTGGCCGACACCGCTTCCTCGCCCTGCTAAGAAGTCGCTCAAGCGTTCTTTAGTACGTGGCAAATGA